The genomic DNA GAGGCGCTTGCCTGGGGCGATGCCTCTGCCGTGGATGCGCTGACCGACTGGGCGCGCCGCGGTCCGGCGGGAGCGCGCGTCGATCGAGTGGAAGTGGCGCAGGTGCTCGAACCCGCCGACGTGGTGAAAGGATTTGCAGTCCGCTAGCGGCGGTCGAGATCGATCTGATCGCTGCCATCGCATAGAGCGCACAAGGAAACGGCAGAGGGCGCGCTCGTTCGACAGCCTCATGCCCGGGCGCGTTGCGCGCGCTCGACGATGTCCGCACCCAGCACCTTCACGTACGCGGCATGGCGCAACTCTGCTTCGTGATGAGCTTCTCGCAATTTTTGCAGTGCATCGACGTGCGCACGATGCGGCGCTGAACCGCCCCCGCACAGATGATCGCCAAGCGCTTCGATCAGATCGGCGCGTGCCTCGACGAGTGCATCCCGGCTTCGCTCCACCATGTCATGCAGCGCGATCAGCCTGTCCATGCACCGAATGTAGAGACGGGGTGGCCTTGCCGCCATCGAATTGACACTTCCTGAGAGTCCAGGCAGATCGTCGGAACTTTCGCACGAGTTGATCGGCGAAACTGTGCGCAGTCCAAGGCTGGCGCGGCAAACGCGACTTCCTTCCTGCCAGGAACAAGTCAACCCGACGCATCATGAGCAAGACGGGCCGGCCCACGGCTCGCGGAAGTTGTCCCACCTCGAGCGCTGACGCTCATCCCATCAATCGCAACACTTTCAATGAGCTCAATCCTCCGCGCGTGGACATTCTGGATACTGACGCCACTGCGCGAGGAATGCCGTGAATACCTGGAGCGCACCAAGCTCACCGAATACCGGGCCGTGGCGGGTTGTCAGCGTGCCGCTGCGTTGTTCCGCGACCTCGGTGACGGAAGCACGGAGGTGTCGGTGGTCTCGGTCTGGCATTCGATGGCGCACATCCGTGCGCACGTGGGCGACGATGTCCTGAAGTCCACCATCGATCCGGCAGACCGCGGCAAGCTTCTGGACCGCGAGCCGACCGTGCGCCATTACGACGCAACGGATCGGAGCACCATCGGCTTGATGCCTTCCGAGTGGCGTGTGCTCATTCGACCATCGGCCGAATAGAGATCGCCTCGGT from Variovorax sp. PBL-E5 includes the following:
- a CDS encoding acylphosphatase, whose protein sequence is MASAHLIIHGHVQGVGFRWSMVQAANRLGVNGWVRNRVDGSVEALAWGDASAVDALTDWARRGPAGARVDRVEVAQVLEPADVVKGFAVR